The genomic region CAAAATTCTTGTCCTGAATAAACTCAGTTGGTCACAAACAAAAAACATGTAGAATAGGATGCGCATCCTATGTTTTTTGTTTGTGTCTATTTTGCGCCATTCATTTCCTGAAGCACAGTTTCAAAAACATGCGGCGTCGGTCAATTAATGCTTAGTTGCTTTAAAGGTTCACCAAAGAACAACTGGGTCTGTATTGGTAAAGTGTTTTTCTTTCCAAGTCATGATTTCTACAtttgttttatgaaaaaaaagaactaataCCAAACTTCTCTGTTCTTGAATTTTTGCCGAAACCCAAAAAGCAGTGCACGAGTCTGACCTTACCGATTTTAAAGCAATTTCTCACATTCGGTCCATTTTGGCACTGAGGAAGTTCTCGAAACTGGCCAAGTGATGATCTTTGGAATCCAATGTAGCCCTTCTTTACCAATATACAATTAACGGCCACCAAGTATATACACACAGTGAAAACCGGTGACGTCATGTCAAAGTGCTGCGGTGACTTCAGGGAGGCATTGTCACTGGTACGATAGCAAAAGCGTTTATGCATGAGCATAATTTACTACTACAGCTGTTCTGTAATATGTAGTAAATATACTGTAATAGCAAATATTCCTGTTCACCTTTACGCGCATTGTTTTTCATTCTACTGCAGAAGCTAGCACGTTGTGCAATGCTGAAGAGGTTGTTACACACAAAACTACTTTTTTCTTTTAAGAATTCCGATACGTGGTCGGCGCTGTATTTGAATGCGCTGCAGCATCGGTGACAGAGAGATGCTGTTCGCAGGTTGGCCATGCTGCTGTCAAGCCGTCGGGCGATGAAATCCGCCGTGTGGCTCGCGTCTTCGCTGGCGGACGGTGATGCAGTGGCGAGGCTGCGGCGACGGCGGCATCTCTACGACCGCATCCTACGTGTGGACCACGCTGGCGAGCTGGGCGCTGACCGCATCTACGCTGGTCAAGTGAGTCCCGAGGCCTGGCGCTACGCCATCGTGCATATGCTGCAGGCGCTGCGTTTTTCCACAGATGTGCGTGCTGGGCCGTGACCCCGTGATCCGCAACATGTGGGAGCAGGAGAAGGAGCACCTACGCGCCTTCGAGCGCCTCTTGCCGCTGCACCGGGCACGACCCAGTGCACTACGGCCCCTGTGGGACTCTGCCGGATTCGCACTTGGCTTCGGTAAGGCGTTAGCGCGAGCACTTTGTTGCAGGAGTTGCTCAAAAAGTTGCAGCTGCACTTGACTAGACAAATTGCATTTTCCCTCCCGAACATACCATAAAACCGACAAAAACTATATTTTGATGGCACGCCCGACCTAATCCGTCCACTTTGTGATGTGCAGGATCTACTTTTGTTTGTAGCGCACATGAGATGTACAGCAAATTGTCAAACTGTTTTTtggtcgtgaaatgcttctaggCAGCATGATCTTGGCTGGAGTCGCATAAGGTGTTTTTCGTCGGGAGTGTGCTGCGTCCTTTTCGTTCTTTGCTTGTGCCCTCATTCCTTTTGTTGCATCATTTGTAAGGAATCCGTTCCGACTCGCCAAAGTTGGAGTCGTTCTTAGGTATTCTAGTACCGCAAGCAGAAACACAAAAACACGTACACGACACTAACTTCCAacaacagtttctttttttttataaaaccAGCTGCACTCATACCATTTTGGAATTAtgtaagcgaaaaaaagaaattggtgTCACAAATTACTGTTAATGGTTCTATAGTTACCGATCATGGTGATATTGCATGTCGTTTCAATGACTACTTTCACAGCGTGTTTGCTAACTCGGGTAGTTGTCCATCTAGTGATACGGTACTTCATCCATCTGATGTGCATTTTATTTCATACCCTGGCGTAGTTTCTATGTTACTAAATCTAAAAACAAAATCATCAGGTGGCCCTGACAACCTTCTCAACATGTTTCTGAAACGATATgctgagttcattgcaaagtttcTTGTTGTTATCTATCGTACTTCATTACTTCATGGAAGGTTACCGgatgactggaagatagccaaaGTTGTGGCCATACACAAGAAAGGTGATCGGGCTTTATTGCAAAACTACCGTCCAGTATCGCTTACATCTTCATGCTGTAAACTAATTGAACATATTATTGCCAATCAGATAAATGAATTTTTAGCCGAACGCTCAGTCCTCTCTAATTACCAACATGAGTTTGGAAAAGGCTACTCAACAACCACACAATTAGTTACAGTAATACATTCACTCGCTTCATGCCTTGATAAGAACGGTCAGATTGATGCAATATTTCTAGatttcagcaaagcttttgatagagTTCTACATTTAATTTGTAGCATTTACATTTACATTTAATTTAATTTACATTTAATTTGTAGCAATTAATGAGCGGCAATCAGGCTATCTTCTGGTTGGCACCGGGGTCCCCCAAGGGAGTGTGCTGGGACCATTACTGTGTTTATTGTATGTAAATGATATAATTGCTGTAATTGATGCTAATGTGCAAATCAGATTGTTTGCGAATGATTGTGTGCTTTTTCAAGAAATAACCTCAACTAACGATCAGAAGCATCTTAATACCGCTCTTGGTAACATTTTTGAATGGTGTGAAACATGGGATATGAAACTTAATACTGATAGAGCCGTCTTTCTTTGCTTCTCTCGGCAAAAATCTCCGCTCTCTTTTGCATACACGCTAGGCACGGCACCGTTGCGGGAAGAGACTAAATATAAGTACTTAGGCGTTACACTTACCGATACTTTATCTTGGAATTTACATATAGATAGATAGCATTTGCTCTTCTGCGTTAAGTCAATTATATTTTTTAAGAAGTAAGCTTAAAAGCTTACGCCTGAGTGTAAAATTACTTGCGTACAATTCAATAATTAGActgaaacttgaatatgcatgcgtGGTTTGGGACCCGTTTACTAAACACAATATTTCCCGTCGCGAAAAGGTACAGAGGAAGGCTGTACGGTTTTACTCAAAATTTTCTCCGTATGACTCACTGTCTAAAATAATGCAGGCTAAAGGCATTCAATATCTCGAACAAAGAAAGAAGGCTTTATGTTTACAATTTATTTTCTTGCTGTGGAATCGGGACCTAGCAATCAATCCATCACACTATCTATCATCTTCTACATCAAGGCATACTCGCCACCATCATCCTACTTCTCCAACACCCTATTTTGCACGAACAGatttattcaagttttcattttttcctcgcactgtaaccgattggaatgattctttattgcctttcgccTCAATTTCATGTCTTCTCAAATTGATGTTTTTGAAACATTATAACACTGTTGTATTTGCTTTGTTTGCCTTtttactcaccctgcttggacctgtacaaggtctgcagtattgaataaataaatgaacgaaTAAAAACCAGTCAAAATGCGTCACAAGCATGTGCACAAGCATATGAAATCAtctgaacaataaaaaaatacgCTCCACAGAATGGTTATCGAAAGTCAAGCTCAGCACATGCGCAGAAAATCTCGCGCCTTGTTTGACCTGGCCGCAGATTGTTTGCTAATAC from Dermacentor silvarum isolate Dsil-2018 unplaced genomic scaffold, BIME_Dsil_1.4 Seq365, whole genome shotgun sequence harbors:
- the LOC119434992 gene encoding 5-demethoxyubiquinone hydroxylase, mitochondrial isoform X1, with translation MAQLAMLLSSRRAMKSAVWLASSLADGDAVARLRRRRHLYDRILRVDHAGELGADRIYAGQMCVLGRDPVIRNMWEQEKEHLRAFERLLPLHRARPSALRPLWDSAGFALGFASALLGHRSAMACTVAVESVITEHYENQIRELLADAGEDHAELLDLLRRCRDDEQAHHDAGLEHGAEGAPLYALLTAAVKAGCRGAIWVAERV
- the LOC119434992 gene encoding 5-demethoxyubiquinone hydroxylase, mitochondrial isoform X2, giving the protein MLLSSRRAMKSAVWLASSLADGDAVARLRRRRHLYDRILRVDHAGELGADRIYAGQMCVLGRDPVIRNMWEQEKEHLRAFERLLPLHRARPSALRPLWDSAGFALGFASALLGHRSAMACTVAVESVITEHYENQIRELLADAGEDHAELLDLLRRCRDDEQAHHDAGLEHGAEGAPLYALLTAAVKAGCRGAIWVAERV